One Oryzias latipes chromosome 21, ASM223467v1 genomic window, TTTTGAAAGTCTCTCGTCTTTCATTAGAAGCTGAAAAGTCTTATAGAAAAAtcaaactgttaaaaatgagcaaacatCTAAAGCAGgcgtcgggaacctatggctcgcgagccatatatggctcttttgatggtactgcgtttgttgcggtctacagtaaccagaataaagaaccttaaaagaggttaagtctccgtgcctccgtgtgggaaagggacactacattattgtatggctctttcgaaattacatttaaaaatatgtggcgtttatggctatctcagccaaaaaggttcccgacccctgatctaaattTTAAGCAAACCTTCAAAATCTcttctataaaaaacaaaaagtaaattttgACTGAAAAGAGGAAATCACCAAAGTAATTTTACTAGGCAGACAGTGATTACTGCATTTAGACGTTTTACAAACTGGTATTTAACAAGGAAGTACTTTAAGTGTTTTAAATCCAATACTAAAGTtgaaaaaggaattttaaaaaatagtttaaaaaaaaagaaaaaatacattttaaaaagatccaGTGGCAAATATTCTGAAATtataattggattttttttttaaaagtatttttccaacAGCTTCCAACAATCTAATTTCCCAAATCAAATCTAGCAAAATTCATGTAAGCACTCCTGCTTCTTTCTATAGtaaaattttgctttttatatCACAAAAGACCAGTTTTTCATTGTTGGCACGTTTTTGTATGCCCGTGTATTTAATCTCAATCGTCCTTAGTCTTTTCCCAGCATGCATGCGTCTGTATGTGCTTTCATGAGACCCCCCTCACCCACAGAAATGCCCAGGGGTTTGTTGGTTTTGTTCCCCTGTTGCTTTTGCTGGCTTACCCCTGTTTGTAGAGGTGCAGCACCACCCAGATGCCGTCTCCAGCCTTGTTGACCTCTTTGACATAATCCTGTCCAGAGATTTCCCCCAGTTCCCCGAACACGTTCTTTAACTGAGTTGCTTTCCATTCTGCAAGACGCTTCTGTCTGGAAGGAGAGACGGCTTCCATCAGTTCACTTACAGACGGTGGGTCCCAAAGCGCAAACAGCTTCACCCCAAAGGCTCACATGGCCGACCCTTTGAGACGGCAGAATTTCCCCAGAGAAGGGTTTTagttcaaaaacatttcagcaaGTTAACAATTCAAATCACTCAGAGTTCACACAATGAGTGCAAAAGAGACTCTGATCGATGGGAAATTTGTAAAAGGgttaatcaaatgtaaaaacaacaaaaagatagCTTCAAATAAAAGAGTAGAAATAGATATGCAACTATACCAACCCCAACCACGAAACAAAGGAATGCTTTTGACCCACTGATATGATCTGGACCATAAATCCCAGTCTATGAGGTGCTGCAATTATTAGCTCTGTGTCAGTCTGAAAGTTTGGTGAAGGCTGCGTGATTCCTGAGACTAACCTGAGATCCGCTCCACCTCTGCTTACCTGTACATCTCAATGGCAgcctcatcatcctcaccaaactcatcttcattttcctccagTTCGTCTAGTGTCATGTTTTCATATGTTTTGACtagtcaaagacaaaaaaaataaaattaaaagggaCAACAATTTTCTGCTGATTATGTTTTGGGAATTATATGATTTTTGTTGGTTGAAAATGTTAGAGAAACATGAATTTTAAGGACTAGGGTGGTAGTTTCGAAGCATTCTGTTAGATCCAACTATCCTAATTCTAATTTATCTGTCTTACCAAcagactgttgctgctgctggacAGCCAAAGtgtcctcttcttcatctttagGAACCTCTTTGGGGGGAAGAATTCCTTTTTTCCTCAAGATATCATTCCACTCGGTGTCTTCATTTGgatcctggaaaaacaaaatgtgtatatatatgacATAATCACATAGTTTCATACGCCTCTGCTATACGGATTAAACAATCTTTAGAATAAACAGGATATGACATCAAGAAGAGAGTTAAGAAAACTGGACCTTTGCTGCTAatattaacacacacacacgaatcTTAAACTCTTATGGAGGCACCTTtacaaaatgtattatttgtacTTCGAACTAAATTAAACAACTTTATTAGTATAATGTTGGGGTTCAAATTCAGAGGGGAAAAAGGGGAAATAAAAATTATTCAGGAAGATGAGGACACAAAACGTGTAATACGCCCGTCTCCATTCAAACCCCTCCTCAATGTGTTCACAAATAATTAACCCCACTGGTATATTTTAGTTTCGCGGCTTCGCTCAGAGACGTACACCAAAGTATTACagtaaataaaatagttttaccaacctgcatttttttcagagaaaatcAAACCACGGCTGTTCTCCCAAAAACGGAAGCAGAAGGAAAGCAGT contains:
- the pdcl3 gene encoding phosducin-like protein 3, producing MQDPNEDTEWNDILRKKGILPPKEVPKDEEEDTLAVQQQQQSVVKTYENMTLDELEENEDEFGEDDEAAIEMYRQKRLAEWKATQLKNVFGELGEISGQDYVKEVNKAGDGIWVVLHLYKQGIPLCTLINQHLNMLARKFPQTKFLKSISTTCIPNYPDRNLPTIFVYFEGEMKAQFIGPLVFGGMNLKVEELEWRLSESGAVKTELEENPRKQIEDKLMSSIRNSLPTRKDGDSEEDDE